In Corylus avellana chromosome ca2, CavTom2PMs-1.0, the following proteins share a genomic window:
- the LOC132170001 gene encoding uncharacterized protein LOC132170001 gives MGVKLKSWRHSVKDTLKIQPGDTPNIVKARMGQDAVSQYNADDLDVLLDKWCDPKNQEYAAYMKALRAKNNTPHCTGSMSFARATHEETLSLGTTPTRAQAYITTHTKKDGDYANEVVRERCEMMKELLPTDPALTSSVTEGTVRWTPNNAYAQAHGNKPKYAARVRQVGPNVLPVRSSIHSYYTPSQARIRELEEERTQQRHALDEMAKQIEEQKSLIAEKYAIFKACFRQLEAMLDSTSGFAPHRGNAD, from the exons ATGGGCGTGAAGCTaaagagttggagacactctgTGAAAGACACGTTAAAAATTCAGCCGGGCGATACTCCTAACAtagtgaaggcgagaatgggcCAAGATGCCGTTTCGCAATACAACGCTGATGACTTGGATGtgttgttggataaatggtgCGACCCAAAGAATCAA gagtatgctgccTACATGAAGgcattgcgagcaaaaaacaatACACCTCACTGCACCGGGTCGATGAGCTTTGCTAGAGCGACACATGAAGAG ACCTTATCTTTAGGCACTACTCCAACTCGAGCGCAAGCTTACATCACGACACACACGAAGAAGGATGGTGACTACGCGAATGAAgtggtcagggagagatgt GAGATGATGAAAGAATTGCTACCCACTGACCCGGCATTGACGTCGAGTGTGACTGAAGGGACGGTAAGGTGGACACCTAATAAtgcgtatgctcaggcgcatgGAAATAAGCCTAAGTACGCTGCCAGGGTTCGACAGGTGGGCCCAAATGTTCTACCGGTACGGAGTAGCATACATTcgtactatacaccgtcacagGCACG gattagagaacttgaagaggagcggaCACAACAAAGACATGCGCTGGATGAGATGGCCAAacagattgaagaacaaaaatcttTGATAGCAGAGAAATATGCCATCTTTAAAGCCTGTTTCCGCCAGCTTGAGGCTATGCTCGATTCGACCTCTGGATTTGCGCCCCACAGAG gtaatgcagattaa